A section of the Drosophila sechellia strain sech25 chromosome 3L, ASM438219v1, whole genome shotgun sequence genome encodes:
- the LOC116801151 gene encoding uncharacterized protein LOC116801151, whose protein sequence is MRVFGTILLLAILALDVCNSVKCILTCHTSAGDYEVIEI, encoded by the exons ATGAGAGTCTTCGGAACTATTCTTCTGTTGG CAATTTTAGCTCTAGATGTGTGCAATTCcgtaaaatgtattttaacgTGTCATACATCAGCTGGCGACTACGAAGTCATTGAGATATAA